The nucleotide sequence TCGACCAGCCAGGTGAAGTTGGGCAGGCTGTTCCAGATTTTCAGGCTGTCAACGTCACTGTTACCAAGCCGGAACAGGCTGTTCCCTTTCTGTCCTTCCAGCGTCAGGACGGGGTGGAAGGTGTCCGTTGCGTCCTCCGCAGGAAGTTTGACCGCAGAAACGAGGAAGGGGAGCAAGTTTTCGATGGGCGTTCCAGCAAACTGGACCGGGTTGTATTGGGGACCTGCGATCAGAATCAGTCCGCCCCCCTTTTCCCAGACGAATTCTCGCACGTTTTCGAGGGCTGCGTTGCCAAGTTGTTTGGGTGCGAGATCGCCCAGGATCAGGACGTCGAATCGAGCGAGGTCTTCCTTCTTCACGGGAAAGTGGGAAACGGCCGTGCGATCCTCGTCCGTATATTCGACGTCGGCTTCCTGCAGCAGTGTGCTCAGCTCGATCGATTTGTCCCGCTCCAGCAATTGTTTCAGGAAGCGGAATTCATACCGTGGACCGCTATCCGCCAGCAGCACACGAATCTTCTCTTCCCGTACGCTGACATGACGTGTTTCGGAGTTATTGGAACGATTCGACTCTTCTGGCTGCTGAGCAATTTCCAGCACATAATCGAACTCGCCTGCCACGCTCGACGCATACGACAGTTCGACCGCGGTGGTCTGTCCGTCCGGGGGAGCCGCCACGTCCTGCTGGGCCAGGACGGTATTGTCCCCCTCTTTGCGCAGTTGCAGGCTAAGCTTCTTTCCCGCGAATCCAAAGCTGCGCAGTTTGGCTCTGAAGATCATCGGATCGCCGACGAACGCGACGTCATCCACCAGCGTGTCGTAAAGATAAAGATCTTTCGCGGCGGCTTCACTTCCCAGTCCGACGATGTGAAGCTGAACACCCTTGCGTCGAGCGGACTCAGCGACGGTCGACAGTTTGTCGACGTCGGACACACTGGCGACACCGTCCGTAAACAGGACAATCGCAGCGGGGGGAACTCCGCGTAGATCGCCCAGTACCTTTTTCACTGCAGGAGCAGGGCGGGTCTGATCGCCGTCAGGTCGCAGGGTGGTCAGTTCGTGAAGTGCGGCAGAAAAGACTTCGGCTGCGGAAGGGGACTCAGTCGAATCGGGCGCGCCCCCCGTCTCAGGTCCGCTCAGGTCACTGGCGTCCAGAGGGTACGCGGTTTCTGCAAATCGGTAGAGCCGAACCTGGTGATCTTGTTGAAGCTCTTTCAGCATTCGCCCCTGGTCTCGCGTCAGCAGTTGCTGTGCGATTGCCAGTCGATGCATGTCGGTACCGGTGTTCTTCGCCAGTTCGTCCACGAGCCGCGTTGACTTTGAACCGGCGGGATACTGGTCCCGTAACGACATACTCGCGGACGAATCGACCATAACAGCGACAATGGGCAGGCCTGTTCGCTCGATCGTCAGGCTGAGTTCAGTCAGCAGAGCGAGGATCAGAGCGAAGACCGCCAGTCTGAGACCCGTCAGCAGGCTCCGGTTGACCCAGCCGACAGAGGTCGCTTCGCGGCGATAAATACTGACCACGAACACAACCACGATGACAGCACCGACCAGGACCGCCCATTGGGGTTCCGGCCAGTGCCAGTCGAATCTCCACGCTGTCCCTTCGCCCGGTCGAGGAGCACGCAGGCCAAGATACCACGCCAGAAATCGTTGAATTATGTCCATTAACACTGTTGTCGCGTAGGTGTTGGTCACACCGGAGCAGTGTCCGATGTGACCTGGCTGTCATTCAGAGATCCTTGAGCGTACAGAGAATCCCGCCGCGGTACGAGCGGCGGGATTGTGAAGGGGACACGACTACATGGAACCTTCTGCCCGGTTGGACCACCAGGGGAGACTGACACCCCCATCGATCGTGACCGTGCTGCCGGTCATATAGTCGGCGTCGTCACTCAGGATATAAGCCACGCCCTTGCCGATTTCGTCGGGGCGACCCAGTCGCTTCCAGGGAAGAGTCTGAGCGCCGGCGGCGATCTGTTCTTCGGTGAAGAACTTGCGCTCACCCGGTGTGTCGATCCAGCCTGGATGAACAATGTTGACTCGGATGCGGTGCGGTGCGAGTTCGATTGCGGCCGTGCGTGCCATGTGGTCGATCGCGGCCTTGGCCATGTTGTAGGCCATGGCGGTCGGGATGGGGATCACGGCATGAGGCGAACTGATCACCACAATCGAGCCACCCGAGTTTTGCTTGACCATCTGCAGTGCGGCGGCGCGAACACCGTAGAACGCGCCCCACATGCCGACGTCGATGGTTTTACGGAATCCTTCCAGATCCGCTTCGAGCATCAGTTGTCGGTCGGAGTAGACGGCGTTCGAAACGAACAGGTCAAGTTGTCCGAATGCTTTTGCCGTTTCGGCAACCATTTCTTCGACCCGTTCACGATTCGCGACATCCCCCTGAAGGGTGATGGCTTTGCCGCCAAATCCCCGAATCTCCTTGGCCACTTCTTCCGCTTCACCGGCGTGTGAGAAGTAGTTGATGGCGACATTCGCACCGGCCCGACCTAACTCAATCGCGCATCCGCGACCGATTCCTCGAGAAGCCCCGGTAACCAGAACATTCTTCCCCGACAGTTTCATCCCCACAACTCCCAATGCAACAACTAAGCGACGTGACCGGAGTACGTAATTTCTTCCGATCCGGATTGTCGCGGATTATTGCGCGGGATGCGAGAGATGCCACCTTCTTTCATCAAAGGGGCTGTTTTCAGAAACGCCTGACAGCGGGGCCTGTTGATCAGGCAAAGTCCATTGCGAACAGGTGGACCGAGCCCCGCCGAGAAGCCCCCGCGGGATCTCTTCATCGCTAGAGAAGGTTAGTGCCGCCGACATCGCTGCGTCAGCGTTCGAGCGTCGCGGAGCCGGCCTGCTGAATTTCGGAACGTTTATCCAGAACGGTCGCGACCGTCTGCTGAAACGCTTTGACGTTCGCGAAGCCTTCGGCCTTGTGGATGAAGTCCGCCTGCGGCGTCAGAAAAACTGTGCTGGGCAGTTTTTCAACGTGCAGCATTTTGACCACTTTCTTTTCCTTGTCGTAATCGAGGTAAACGGGGATAAATTGACTCTCAATCAGAGTCACGATCCGTTTATCGCTGAATGTTTCACGGTCGAGTTTGTGACAGAACGAGCACCAGGTCGCTCCGAAGACAATCATCAGCGGCTTGTTCTGCTCGATCGCGATCTTTTGAGCGGCCTGCAGATTTTTTTGCCACTTCACCTTTGGTGTTGCGACCTTCGACGGGGTTGCGACTTTCGAGGGGGCAGAGACCTTGGATGTCCCCGAGGTCTTGGGGGCGGCATCGGACAGACTTCCCGTGACTCCAACCAGCAGTCCGGCTCTAACGCAGTCCAAGCAGAATGTGCGACGATCCATGGGCCAACCTTCCAAAGTAGTCGGACATCTGTCACTGGCGATCACTACAGATCAATATCGGCGGTTCCGAACGGTTTACTGGCCTCCTTTTCATCGAATCCCGCGACAATTTGCGGTTTTTTCTCATGTTTCCTACGATTTCGGTGAGAGACTGCCTACTTGATTGAACAGATGGACTTGCGTAGTGACCTCGACACACCCCAATGATCCGTTGCATGGTGTAACGCTCGCCGTGATGCTCGAAAGGCTGGAGCGTGAATACGGCTGGGATGGGTTGGCTCAATTCATTCCGGTCCGCTGCTTCCTGTTCGATCCCAGTATGAACTCGAGCTTACGCTTCTTGCGGAAAACGCCCTGGGCTCGTGCCAAGGTCGAAGCGCTCTACCTGCGCACCGTGTCCGACGAAGCACCAAACGGGGAGAACAACCCGTCCTGATAAACTGGTGGATTTGTGCGTAACGATGCTGATTTGGGGTGTTTCGGGGTTTTCCGATGGTTGTGTCGATAGTACACTCTCGGCTATCCGCGCAGGGACCGCGTGCAGCGTCGTACTGAAGTTCGGTCATCGAAACAGGGGACGCACGGGAGGAATACGCAGGTCAGCGCGGATCAGTTCGACAAACGACAGGTCGAAGACGGTTGTATCGGAAGGGATGCCGTGAGGGTGACAAAACCACTTCGCTTAATTCATGCTGCGAATTTGCAGCTGGACTGCCCTTTGCGTGGACCGGGCACACTGAATGAGGATGTCCGCGAGATCGTGGAACTCGCCACGATCACCGCGTTCGATCGAATCATTGCCAAGTGTCTCGAAAAAGATGTCGAAGGATTGCTCATCACCGGCAACACGTTCGACGCCGGTTATCCCAGTCTCGCCGCAGAAGTCGCTCTTCGCGAAGGCTTCACGCGGCTGGCCGAACGTCAGATTCCCGTCTTCGTGACCCCGGGCCGCATGGACCCCGCTACGGCATGGCAAGAAATCCCCACACTGCCTGAGAATGTCAACCTTCTGCTGGAACCTCGCGAGGCCCCGGTGGAACTGATCGACAAAGGAAGGCTGCTGGCACTTCTCTTGCCCGTCACACCAGAGACATCCATCGAACCGGAAGAGCTGACACGCCTGCTGGGAGATCGGGGGGATCCGCAAAGTGGACGCCCGCTGGTGGTGGGGATGCTGATTTCCGATCGGTCGACCGACCGGCGCGATCGGCCGCGGCTGTCGACGACTCGCTTCGCTGCACTGGATTGCCTGCTGTGTCCTGCCGGAACGGACACCGAATCGCTCCCTCTGATTGACGGTCATGTCTTAGCACAGGCTGCACCGCAGGGAATGAGCGCGAGCGAAACCGGTATACGTGGCGTGACACTGCTGGAAGTCGACGGTCAGAAGAAGACGAAGCAGATCGCCATTCCCACGGCTCCTGTTCGCTGGGAATCCCTCGTGCAACTGGTGGATCATGTCAACAGCCGTGACGACTTGCTCGAACGGATGGTCGCACAACTGGAGCGACTGCCGCTGATCGAGGGCGAAAATGTCCGGATCATCGACTGGAAGCTCGATCGTGAATCGGGTGACGCACGAGGCTGGGAGACGGACGCGATGGCGGCCGATCTGGCATCGGCACTGACGGAACTGACCGACCAGTACGAAGGGCTGCGGTATGTCCATCGGGTGCGCCCGCTGGAACTGGACCTGACCATTATCGAACCGGCCCATCGTGAAGTGTTGACCGAGTATCTGCTGGCGTTGGAACGTCGGGCTCCTGCCAATCCCCAGGCTTTTTCACGGTGGATTACGGAAGCCCGAGTGGAAGAGGTCCTGAAGTCAACCCGGTGGGAAGAATGGGCCGAAGCGATTCCGACCGAGCAGGTGACTCAACTGGCACAGCAACTCGGCTGGAAATGGTGTTCGAATATCGGAAAGAAGTAGTCCGTGACCGACGCCGATATCCCGGCCCGGTGACAGACGGATTGAAGTGATGAAGAACGATGATTGGAACGAGAAAACCCAGGCGGCGGCAGCACTCACAGCGGGTGAGGTTCGTCTGAGCGGCCTGAATGAAAACGATGAAACAAGCTTAGATGAAACAAGTTTAGAGGTGTGACCCACCTGCGTTGGTTGAGCGAATTCCGTGTAACGCTGCGTCAACACACTGCCTCATTCATCGCCGTGAGAGAAAACACTGATGCGGATCACTGGGATTGAGATCGAACGATTCGGCGTCTGGCAAGATTACCAGCAGCCTTTGAATCGCGAAGGACTGACCGTCTTTTACGGCCCCAACGAAGCGGGTAAGACCACGCTGCTGCGATTCATTCGTGGTGTGCTTTACGGTTTTCCTCCGGACGAACAACTGACGGGCCTCAAGAAAAAAGCACGTCGCGAAGCACAGTCGGGGCTCTTGCGTGTCGAACACCGATCAAACCAGTACGAGATTCGACGAACGGGCTATGGTGAGGATTCCGGCATTCTGTCCGTCAATGGGATCCCCAATGGCGAATCCACCTCCGCCTTCATGGAAGAATTGCTCGCCTCAACGGATGAAAAGCTGTTCGAATCGGTTTTCGCTGTCGGACTTCCCGAACTTCAGCAGTTTGCCACGCTGACCGCTGATCAGGTTGGTGACCATCTTTACGGCATGACCCTGGGACCTCAGGGACGCGTGCTGATGGAACTTCCCAACCGCGCAAACCAGGAACTCAATCGGTTACTGACTGCCAACGGTGATTCCGTCATCGCACAACTGTTGAAACGTCGCGAAGAACTGTCACGGCAGACGGGAAGCACCGCCCGGCAGCGCGATCGATACCGAGAACTGCTGCGTAAAAAATCGGAACTCGACGAACGGGTGGTCAAGCAGCGGAGTCGGCAGACAGAGCTTCAGGCCAAGATCCGGGGTTACGGGCATCTGGAAAAGGTCCATCCACCCTGGTCGCGCTGCCGGGAATATCGGCATGAACTCAATCAGCTTCCTGACTTCAGCGCCTTTCCTGCGGACGGAGTGACACGCCTTGAGCGGCTTGAAATGGACATCAACTCGGCTGTCCGTTCCCGTGAGTCGCTTTTGGCAGAAGTCTCACAGATCAATCAGAAGCTCGCTTCGATTCGCATTGATCCTGAAATCCGACGGTTCTCGGGGGCCATCCAGATCCTCGTCGAACAGCGGGCCCTGACGAAGGACGTCGAGCCGCGGGTTCACGAACTCGAGGCAGAGGCCGCGAAGCAGCAGCAGGTCTTAAATGGTCTGCTCACGAATCTGGGTTCGCACTGGACGATGGAGCGGCTGGATGCGGTGCAGGATTCTCCGGAAGCCACGGCGCTGTTCATCAAAACGGCTCGTGATTACGAATCGATCGGGACGAAAACCCGTCGGATGCAGCGCCGATATCGCAAGGCAAATGGCCTGAATCGCGACAAGGAAATGGCACTGCGAACGGAACTTCAGGAGCATGGAGTTCCGGCTGAATCCTTGAATGAATCAATCGATGTTGCACAGAAGCGATTCGAGGGACTTGTCGATCTCGGTCGGTGGCATTCCAAAGAGACACAGCTCGAACACCAGACCTTCGGGATCGATGAACAACTCGAACGTCTGCACGATCGCCATGGCATCCCCAACTGGATTTATGGAATTCTGGCGTGGTTCACCATCGCCGGATTCGCCCTGTTTGTCGCGGGGGCCTATGCCGCCGTTTATACCGGCTGGCTGGTGGGTCTGATCTTCATCGTCCTGTCGGTTTTCGCCGGGGCCACCGCCTGGGCCTTCCGAACGCACTTTGAGCACCATCTGCAGGAACAGGTCTCTCAACTGCGCGATCAGCGCCGCGAAATTGAGACCAATCGCTGGACCATTCTCCGTCACATTCAGACCTTCATTGATCAGAATGGATTACGTCCCTGGGTCGGGGCGGAAGTGGCACCGCAGCAGTTCGCCAGTGGAGAGCTACTGGCGAAGGCATCACGCCGAACTGCCGATCTGGAACGGGTGCAGCGCGAGTACACCCAGGTGCTGCAGCTCCGGCGCAGGCTGAGTGCATTCCGCGGAAAGTTGCAGATTCAGCAGCGGGAACTCGCAAACGCCCGGAAAAACTGGTGTCAGGCTCTCTCGAACCTTGGTTTGGATGAGACCGTCAATGTCGATGCCGCCATCGAACACTGGAAACAAGTCATCGTCGCCCGCGACCGGCGGAAGAAACATCTCGCGGTTGTGGAGCAGTCTCGCGAAATTCGCCGGTCCTTCGATCGATTCCAGAAGCAGGTCGAAGAGCTGGGCCACCGCATGCAGCGACCGTCGCTGAACTACTCGAATCCGTCCGAAGTGGTCGATCTATGGGAAACGGAGCTGCGAACCGCTCGTGAACTTGTCCATGAACGGTCGCAGCTGCGAAAACTGCATGTTCAACGACGGCGGGAAGCGGTCGACTTTCAGCGCAAGATCGATGTGCTGACCAAGAATCACGATGCCTTGCTGGCGCTGGCTGGGGTCACGCATCGTTCTCAGTTAGAGCATCGGCTGGAACTGATGGAACGTCGTAAGAAGGTCGAATCCCTGCTGGAACAGTCGACGCGCGAGCTCGAGCATCTGGTGCAGTCCAACCCGGACCTGGCTGTCGTTGAAGAAGATCTCTTGAGGTACAACCCCAAGGACGCAGCCGCACTGATCAAGCAGTTCAATGACGAACATGATGAGCTGGACCGGCTTCTTCAGCAGACGTTCGAGCAAATCGGAACGATCAAGCAGGAATCGAAACAGCTCGAACAGGACCGACGCGGCACCCGCATTCGGCGAGAGCTGGCACAGGTGGAATCAGAACTGCATTCGGCATGGCATACCTGGTTCGCCGCGTCGTTGTCGGAAGAAGCGATCGAGGAAGTGGCGGCTCAGTTCGAGCAGGCCAACCAGCCCGAAATGCTGGCAGCCGCAATCCCATTCCTGCAGAAGCTGACACTTGGAAAGTATCACCACCTCTGGACGCCGCTCGGTCGAAAGCAGCTTTTCGTCGATGATGACAAGAACGAGTCACGGCCAGCGGAACGCTTGAGCGGCGGAACGCGCGAGCAATTGTTCCTGTCGATCCGCCTGGCGATGGTGAAAGCCTTTGCGAAGAATGGCATCGATCTGCCGATGGTGCTGGACGATGTGACTGTGAACTTCGACCAGGACCGGTCTGAAGCGGCGGTCGACACGTTACTGGACTTCACACGCGACGGTCAGCAACTGCTGGTCTTCACCAGTCACCTGCACTACGCTCAACTCTTCGAGAAGCGAGGCGTTAAGCCGATCTATCTTCCTTCGCGGCATCCCACGGGGGGAGTCGTTGAAGAGCGTCGAGCCGGGTGAGTGATTGCAGGATTCACGGGCCCGAGATTCGGGTCCTGTACAGGCTGATCTCGTTTGGAACGACCCCTAAAAACGAAAAACAGGAGCGAGGCAGTTATTGCCTTGCTCCTGTTTTTCGTTGTTTCAAGGGGTTTGTCAGCTTTGCGGCCGGTTCGCAGTCAGCACGTCCGCGGTACTCGCCGCAAAACGCACAAAAGTCCGACGCAGCCGAACACCCCGAGTATCAGCCAACCGGGCTTAACCCCCGGTGATGGCAGGCACTACCTCAGTGTGATCACACACCCAGCTTGCGTCGGCGGGCTTTGCGGGCCTTCGAGCTGGCAGGACGTGAACCGTGGTTGGCCTTGTTGACCTTGCGAGTATTCTTCGCCATTTTTGCTTCCTTTGTGTTGAGACGGCGAACAATGCCGCACGTTGTCATTTTGGTTCGAGAAACCGCACCAGAATTTCTGTTCGGTTCCGGCCGAAAGTGGCCAAATATTATACCAGAACAGCCTCGTACACAACGCGGCACCCGAAAGCAGCCTGCGTTCTGTGGAAGCTTGTCCGAGATCTCGTTTCAACGGAAGAAATCGAAGGCCTGACAAACTGGCGGAATGAGTGGCTCTCCCTGCCAGTTCGCGGCGTCACAATTACTTACCGTACTTCTGCTTACGGATCTTGCGTCGCTTGATCTTCCAGCGACGATCTCGTTTCTGCTTCGTCGTCAACTTCACTTGTTTCATGTCGAACCCCTTATGGGACTAATGCCAATGTGCCGGCAATGGCCGGATTATTCGAGCCCGAGAAGATAGCAGCACATCCTGATTTCGGAAAGTGTGGACGCACCCTCGGCGAGGGATTATCGGCTACAACGGGTAAACTCACTTGCAAAATCATGCTGCGTGACGTTCACCCCGGCATTTCGCCTTCGCGTTTTTCGGTGTCGCCTGCCTTCAGTACAACGCTGCCTCCGGTCGATGTGGTTCCGCCTGTAGCTATCTGGTGACAGGCAGGGATGCGGCGTGAGGTCACACGTACTTCGGGATTTTCGGTTCCGGAACTTCGTCCAGCAGCCGGGCGACCACCGATTCCGGCGTCATTCCTTCCGCCTGAGCCTGAAAATTCGTGGCCAGGCGATGACGGAGCACTGGAATCGCGACCCGGCGGATGTCGTCGATGGACACACTCGGGCGTCCGTCCATCGCGGCCAGCGCTTTGCCGCCGGAAATGAGGAACTGTCCGGCGCGGGGACCGGCTCCCCAGTCGACCAGCTCGCGAACGAACTTCGGAGCGCTTTCATCGAGCGGCCGTGTCGCCCGGACCAGGCGAGCCACATAGTTGACCGTCAGGGGGCCGATTTCGATCGCGTGGATCTGCTTCTGCAGGTACAGAATCGATTTCGCGGAAAGAACTTTGCGAACTTCCTGACGTTCGGTCGAGTTCGCGGCATGCAGAATCTGCTCTTCTTCCGCCAGATTCGGGTAGTCGACTTTCACGTTAAACATGAAACGGTCGAGCTGTGCTTCCGGGAGAGGATACGTTCCTTCCTGCTCGATCGGGTTTTGTGTCGCAATAACGAAGAACGGTTCGGGAAGGCGATACGTCATCTGGCCGACCGTGACTTCCTTTTCCTGCATCGCCTGCAAGAGGGCCGCCTGGGTCTTGGGGGGCGTACGGTTGATTTCGTCCGCCAGCAGCACGTTGGTGAAGACCGGGCCTTCGACAAAACGAAACTCGCGGCGTCCCGCATCGTTTTCGTCGAGCACATTGGTGCCGGTGATGTCGGAGGGCATCAGGTCGGGAGTGAACTGGATCCGCTTGAACTGGACATCCAGAATTTGAGCAATCGTCGAGACGGTCAGTGTCTTCGCCAGACCGGGGACACCCACCAGCAGGCAATGCCCCCCTGTGAAAATGGCCGCGAGAATCTGCTCGATCACGGCATCCTGGCCGACGATGACCTTGTGTAATTCTTCGATCATCAATTCGCGATGTTTCCGAAACCGCTCCAGAAATTCGTCGAAATCCGGTTTCTTTTCAGCCAAGGCAGGCCCTTTCCTACTCGCAAATCAGTCACGACACCGGTCAGCCGGCCCGAATCACGCATCAATTGATGCGGGTTGTTTCCCGAACAGGGAAATCTCAGCATCCTTTGTCTTTCACACACAGTCCACTGTACGGTACGTGAATGAAGATGAAAAGTTGTGGATCGGGATTGTCGAGACTTCCGGGCGGGACTTTCTCTGGTAGCATACAGGGGCTTGTCAGCCAGGAAGGCCGGGTCGCATCGCTTCGTGCTGCCGCAAACAGTTGACGCTGTTTCAACAGGCCGGAACGGATGCAGGTTACTTGAGGGAGGTCCAGGGATGGACATGCTTGTCGTGCGTGGAGGTCGCCCCCTGCGTGGTCGCGTTCGGGTGAGTGGAGCCAAAAACGCCGCTCTGCCGATCATGGCTGCGGCCCTGGTCGCCGAAGGGACTTCCGTTCTGCACGGTGTTCCCGATCTGGTTGACGTCACTACCCTCTCAAGTGTGCTCCGTTCGCTGGGGATGTCGGTCGATCGTCGCCCTGACGGGGCGTTAGCCCTGACTGTGTGTGACGAGCAGCGTTGTCTGGCGGACTATGAACTTGTCAGGCGAATGCGTGCCAGTGTCTGTGTCCTGGGACCGCTGCTCGGTCGGCGAGGTCGTGCCTGCGTCTCGCTGCCGGGAGGGTGCAACATCGGGCACCGGCCGATTGATCTTCATCTGAAGGGGCTGCGGGCGCTGGGGGCCCAGATCACGATCGACCGCGGATATGTCTTCGCTCGGGCTGACAAGCTGACTGGTGCCGATATCTATCTGGGGGGCTCGTTCGGCAGTACGGTCACTGGTACGTGCAACGTCATGTGTGCCGCTGTTTTCGCTCACGGAACGACGACCATTTCTGCCGCCGCATGTGAACCGGAAGTCGTCGATCTGGGACGGTACCTGAACGCCATGGGGGCGAAAATCGAAGGGCTGGGAACTCCGTTTTTACGCATCGAGGGGGTCTCTCATCTCTCGGCAGTGGAACACACGGTGATCCCGGATCGAATTGAAGCGGCCACGCTACTGATCGCAGGGGCCATTTCCGGGGGCCGATTGCAGATCGAAAACCTCGATCCGACCCATCTCGCGGCGGTCATTGATGCACTCCGCACAATCGGGATTATGGTCGAGACGCATGACAGAACGGCGATTGTCACCGCCCCCGAGAGACTGCGGCCGCTCGATATCACAGCGCTCCCCTATCCTGGCATCCCCACGGACGTCCAGGCTCAGTTCACGGCCCTGCTCTCGCTAGCAGAAGGAATCAGCATTGTTACGGACAAGGTCTTTCCCGACCGGTTCATGCACATTCCTGAACTGATGCGAATGGGGGCGAATGTGCGCCGTGAAGGGGCCAGCTCGATTGTCAGCGGAACTCCGAATCTCACCGGTGCCTGCGTGATGGCGTCTGACTTGCGGGCGAGCGCCGCTCTTTTGCTCGCGGCACTCGCAGCAGACGGAGAATCCGTGATTCGACGGGTTTATCATCTCGATCGGGGCTATGAACGTCTCGAGAACAAGCTGAATCAGGTGGGGGCCGATATCCGCCGGGTGAACGATCAGCCGGACAACATGCCCGCCAGCCTGCAGCTTTCCGAGGACGAACAGCAGCCGCTGGCCCTGGATTCCAGCGATTCACCCCCACCCCCCAAGTTCCTGTCTCGCAAGGATGCCACGGTTCCGCAACCGCAGTAAGCGAACGGGTCAGTCAGCGCCACACCGAACGGAATGCGGGTGATACCGCAAGTCGGGGCCGGGGCGGCGAACGCTTCCCAGCTGCGGGACTCGTCCGCAAGGGGTATCGACCGATGGCGTTCCGGAAACGACGAAGGGATGTCACCGGCATTGCCGATGACATCCCTTCGAGCATACGGACTCGTGTCGAGCGAAACCATCTGGTGAGCAGTTCTTCCAGACTATCCTTTGAGTCGTTCTCGCCAGGCGGCGACTTGCGTTTGCACTGCGACTCGACCGCCGCTGCCGTGGCTGGAAAGGCGCGCGACGACGTTCTGAACGCCAACGTAGTCTGACACACCTGCTTCGATCTTGTCACAGGCCTGCTGTAGTTCGGCGAGGGTCAGGTCGGCGAGCTTACACTTCTTCGACTCACACAGCCGGACCAGTTTCCCCACGACTTCGTGACCGGTTCGCATGGGAACGCCCCGTCCGATGAGGTATTCCATCAGCGTGGTGGCATCCAGGAATCCTTCCTCAAGCCGCGCGTTGATGGTTTCAACCTGCAGGCGGGCTCGCCGGACGATGTTCGGTGCCAGTTCCAGACAGGCCTGGACGGTGTCGAGTGCATCGAAGAAGGCGAGCTTGTCTTCCTGGAGATCGCGGTTGTAGGCCAGGGGGAGCCCCTTCAGAAGCGTCAGAATCTGGGTGACGTCGGCGATCACGCGAGCGGACTTACCGCGAATCAGCTCCAGCACATCGGGATTCCGCTTCTGCGGCATGATCGATGAACCGGTCGTATACGCGTCGGGCAGTTTGAGGAAGCCGAATTCCGTCGTGCACCACAGGATCCATTCCTCGGCCCAGCCACTCAGGTGAACGGCAATCAGTGACAGGTCGAAGATCGATTCGGCGAGATAATCCCGGTCGCTCGAGACGTCCAGGCTGTTTGCGGCAACGGCGATGGAACAGGTGTCCGTCGCTGCGGTACCAGTGAAGCCGAGCAGCTTTGCCGATTCGTCGCGATCGATGGGAAGGGATGTACCGGCAAGGGCGGCAGCGCCCAGTGGCAGGACGTTGACTCGTTTCAGGCAGTCAGCAATTCGCTCGCGATCG is from Schlesneria sp. DSM 10557 and encodes:
- the argH gene encoding argininosuccinate lyase; the protein is MSVKPWGGAFDEQTDPRVEKFTESISFDHRLAAVDIRGSQAHARMLAKVGLLTADECRQIVETLDQIGGEIARGEMVWKTELEDIHMHIESALIQRIGDVGRKLHTARSRNDQVSTDLKLYVRDSLTTLDGLLEELQKAFVERCEADADVVLPGFTHLQRAQPVMASHYWLAYCEKFQRDRERIADCLKRVNVLPLGAAALAGTSLPIDRDESAKLLGFTGTAATDTCSIAVAANSLDVSSDRDYLAESIFDLSLIAVHLSGWAEEWILWCTTEFGFLKLPDAYTTGSSIMPQKRNPDVLELIRGKSARVIADVTQILTLLKGLPLAYNRDLQEDKLAFFDALDTVQACLELAPNIVRRARLQVETINARLEEGFLDATTLMEYLIGRGVPMRTGHEVVGKLVRLCESKKCKLADLTLAELQQACDKIEAGVSDYVGVQNVVARLSSHGSGGRVAVQTQVAAWRERLKG
- a CDS encoding AAA family ATPase; the encoded protein is MAEKKPDFDEFLERFRKHRELMIEELHKVIVGQDAVIEQILAAIFTGGHCLLVGVPGLAKTLTVSTIAQILDVQFKRIQFTPDLMPSDITGTNVLDENDAGRREFRFVEGPVFTNVLLADEINRTPPKTQAALLQAMQEKEVTVGQMTYRLPEPFFVIATQNPIEQEGTYPLPEAQLDRFMFNVKVDYPNLAEEEQILHAANSTERQEVRKVLSAKSILYLQKQIHAIEIGPLTVNYVARLVRATRPLDESAPKFVRELVDWGAGPRAGQFLISGGKALAAMDGRPSVSIDDIRRVAIPVLRHRLATNFQAQAEGMTPESVVARLLDEVPEPKIPKYV
- the murA gene encoding UDP-N-acetylglucosamine 1-carboxyvinyltransferase — translated: MDMLVVRGGRPLRGRVRVSGAKNAALPIMAAALVAEGTSVLHGVPDLVDVTTLSSVLRSLGMSVDRRPDGALALTVCDEQRCLADYELVRRMRASVCVLGPLLGRRGRACVSLPGGCNIGHRPIDLHLKGLRALGAQITIDRGYVFARADKLTGADIYLGGSFGSTVTGTCNVMCAAVFAHGTTTISAAACEPEVVDLGRYLNAMGAKIEGLGTPFLRIEGVSHLSAVEHTVIPDRIEAATLLIAGAISGGRLQIENLDPTHLAAVIDALRTIGIMVETHDRTAIVTAPERLRPLDITALPYPGIPTDVQAQFTALLSLAEGISIVTDKVFPDRFMHIPELMRMGANVRREGASSIVSGTPNLTGACVMASDLRASAALLLAALAADGESVIRRVYHLDRGYERLENKLNQVGADIRRVNDQPDNMPASLQLSEDEQQPLALDSSDSPPPPKFLSRKDATVPQPQ